In Marinobacter sp. LQ44, the following are encoded in one genomic region:
- a CDS encoding beta-ketoacyl-ACP synthase III, whose amino-acid sequence MTFARIAGTGSYLPDNIVTNRDLEQKVDTSDQWIRERTGIEQRHIALPGQSTVDLAEQAALRAIEAAGIEVTDIDLIVFATTTPDKVFPSCACILQARLGIQGCPAFDIQAVCSGFVYALATAEKFIKTGSSKKALVIGAEVFSRIINWEDRGTCILFGDGAGAVILEANEETGILSTHLHADGRYEDLLHVPCGVSNHFDAIKAGNAFVEMKGNEVFKVAVNTLGQIVDETLQANQMRKSDIDWLVPHQANLRIIAATARKLDMSMDQVVVTVNRHGNTSAASIPLALDEAVRDGRIKRGQTVLLEAFGGGFTWGSALLRY is encoded by the coding sequence ATGACCTTTGCACGCATTGCCGGAACCGGTTCCTACCTGCCGGACAACATCGTTACCAATCGCGACCTGGAGCAGAAGGTGGACACCTCTGATCAATGGATTCGCGAGCGCACCGGCATTGAACAACGTCACATCGCCCTGCCCGGCCAGTCCACCGTGGATCTGGCCGAGCAAGCCGCACTGCGGGCCATCGAAGCCGCCGGCATTGAGGTAACGGATATTGACCTTATTGTCTTCGCCACCACCACTCCGGATAAGGTTTTTCCGAGCTGTGCATGCATTCTCCAGGCCAGGCTGGGTATTCAGGGTTGCCCGGCCTTTGATATCCAGGCGGTATGCAGCGGTTTTGTCTATGCCCTGGCAACCGCTGAGAAGTTCATAAAAACTGGCTCCAGCAAGAAGGCACTGGTCATTGGCGCTGAAGTATTCTCCAGAATCATCAATTGGGAAGACCGCGGCACCTGCATCCTGTTCGGTGATGGTGCCGGTGCGGTGATTCTAGAGGCCAACGAAGAGACCGGAATTTTGTCCACTCACCTGCACGCCGATGGCCGCTACGAGGACCTGCTACACGTTCCTTGCGGCGTATCTAACCACTTCGATGCCATCAAGGCAGGCAATGCGTTTGTAGAAATGAAAGGCAACGAGGTGTTCAAGGTTGCGGTAAACACCCTTGGCCAGATTGTGGATGAAACCCTGCAGGCCAACCAGATGCGAAAGTCCGACATCGACTGGCTGGTACCGCATCAGGCAAACCTGCGTATCATCGCTGCCACGGCCCGGAAACTGGATATGTCCATGGACCAGGTTGTGGTGACCGTTAATCGCCATGGCAACACCTCGGCCGCGTCCATTCCGCTGGCGCTGGATGAAGCGGTTCGGGATGGTCGAATCAAACGGGGTCAAACCGTGCTATTGGAGGCCTTTGGTGGAGGATTCACCTGGGGTTCAGCGCTTCTTCGGTACTGA
- a CDS encoding NAD(P)-dependent alcohol dehydrogenase yields MANTRAYAATSPTSGMAPYSFDRRELRPDDVAIEIDYCGVCHSDLHTVENDWGGSQYPVVPGHEIIGRVTAVGRDVTRYQPGDLVGVGCMVDSCRTCSACDSGLEQYCIEGSTMTYGSLDRHDGTVTHGGYSEKIVVSDRFVVRVPANLDPASAAPLLCAGITTYSPLKHFNVGKGHKVGVLGMGGLGHMGVKLAKAMGAEVTIFTRSESKVAEAKKQGADHVIISTDKAQMKAAADSFDFLLDTIPVAHDLNPYLKCLKYDGTHILVGLLTPVEPALQAGLLVTKRRVVAGSLIGGMPETQEMLDFCAEHNITCDVEMLDIRNINDAYERLKKSDVKYRFVIDMDTLKQG; encoded by the coding sequence ATGGCCAACACCCGCGCATACGCTGCCACAAGCCCTACTTCCGGCATGGCGCCCTACTCCTTTGACCGGCGCGAGCTGAGACCAGACGACGTCGCCATTGAAATTGATTACTGCGGCGTTTGCCACAGTGACCTGCATACCGTCGAGAATGACTGGGGCGGCTCTCAGTATCCCGTTGTTCCTGGCCACGAAATCATTGGCCGTGTCACTGCCGTAGGCCGTGATGTTACCCGCTACCAGCCAGGCGACCTGGTGGGAGTAGGTTGCATGGTTGATAGCTGCCGCACCTGTTCCGCCTGCGATTCCGGGCTGGAGCAATACTGTATTGAAGGCTCCACCATGACGTATGGCAGCCTGGATCGCCACGATGGCACCGTCACCCATGGCGGTTACTCCGAGAAAATCGTGGTAAGCGATCGTTTCGTGGTCAGGGTACCGGCAAACCTGGACCCGGCCAGCGCGGCACCGCTGCTGTGTGCCGGCATCACCACGTACTCACCGCTTAAACACTTCAACGTTGGCAAGGGCCATAAAGTGGGCGTTCTTGGTATGGGTGGCCTTGGCCATATGGGTGTGAAGCTGGCCAAGGCTATGGGTGCAGAAGTCACCATCTTCACCCGTTCGGAAAGTAAAGTGGCAGAGGCGAAGAAGCAGGGTGCTGATCACGTCATCATTTCCACAGACAAGGCCCAGATGAAGGCCGCTGCGGATTCATTCGACTTCCTGCTCGACACCATTCCCGTGGCCCACGATCTCAACCCTTACCTGAAGTGCCTGAAATACGATGGCACCCATATTCTGGTAGGGCTGCTGACGCCTGTGGAGCCCGCACTCCAGGCAGGCCTGCTGGTAACCAAGCGGCGGGTGGTTGCCGGTTCGTTGATCGGCGGCATGCCGGAAACCCAGGAAATGCTGGATTTCTGTGCGGAACACAACATTACCTGTGATGTAGAGATGCTGGACATCCGCAACATCAATGACGCCTACGAACGACTAAAAAAGAGCGACGTGAAGTACCGCTTCGTGATCGACATGGACACGCTCAAGCAAGGCTGA
- a CDS encoding YebG family protein has protein sequence MAVQSLFYSDRDGLEMALKNPDSMLFTSKAEADARDKMLELSENIQLWFEKKIPDMPEQLAEQCALLIAENKDLFQKALKKPEILAEAEIPAD, from the coding sequence ATGGCTGTTCAATCTTTGTTCTACTCAGACCGCGACGGACTCGAAATGGCACTCAAGAATCCCGACTCGATGCTTTTCACTTCCAAAGCCGAAGCTGATGCCCGCGATAAAATGCTGGAGCTCTCGGAGAACATCCAGCTCTGGTTTGAGAAGAAGATCCCTGACATGCCTGAGCAACTGGCGGAGCAATGCGCCCTGCTGATTGCCGAGAACAAGGACCTGTTCCAGAAAGCACTGAAGAAGCCAGAGATCCTGGCAGAAGCGGAGATTCCGGCTGACTAG
- the cysP gene encoding thiosulfate ABC transporter substrate-binding protein CysP has translation MKQLLKGFALGAALLSAQPALAADRELLNTSYDIARELFAAYNVEFQKHWQEKTGETVNIRQSHAGSSRQAQAIIQGLKADVATFNQVTDIDILHERGGLIPENWAERLPNNSSPYYSTMAFLVRKDNPKNIQNWDDLVREGVSLIMPNPKTSGNGRYTYLAALGYAQDTYGDDEAKIDQFMADMLGQVRVFDSGGRGATTTFVERGIGDVLLTFESEVLNIADRFENGEYEVVTPKVSFLAEFPVTWIDDYTRQNGTEELAKEYLSHLYAEESQRLLAGFNYRVHNETVIEENADRFRELKLKSIDEIAGGWENAMSKHFSSGGKLDQLQRRR, from the coding sequence ATGAAACAACTGCTTAAAGGGTTTGCACTGGGCGCAGCCCTGCTTTCCGCCCAGCCTGCGCTGGCCGCCGACAGAGAGCTTCTCAATACCTCCTACGATATCGCCCGGGAACTGTTCGCGGCCTACAACGTGGAGTTCCAGAAACACTGGCAGGAAAAAACCGGCGAAACGGTCAACATTCGCCAATCCCACGCAGGCTCCTCTCGCCAGGCTCAAGCCATTATCCAGGGTCTCAAGGCTGATGTGGCAACCTTTAACCAGGTCACCGATATCGACATCCTGCATGAACGCGGCGGCCTGATCCCGGAAAACTGGGCCGAGCGTTTGCCGAACAACAGTTCTCCCTACTATTCCACCATGGCTTTCCTGGTACGAAAGGACAATCCCAAGAACATCCAGAACTGGGATGATCTCGTTCGTGAAGGTGTGTCTCTGATCATGCCAAACCCGAAAACGTCTGGTAACGGCCGCTACACCTATCTGGCAGCCCTGGGCTATGCCCAGGATACCTATGGTGATGATGAAGCGAAAATCGACCAGTTTATGGCCGATATGCTCGGCCAGGTTCGAGTCTTTGACAGTGGCGGCCGTGGCGCCACTACCACTTTCGTTGAACGCGGCATTGGCGATGTGCTGCTTACCTTTGAATCCGAGGTTCTGAACATCGCGGATCGTTTCGAAAACGGCGAGTATGAAGTGGTCACGCCCAAGGTCAGCTTCCTTGCAGAATTCCCGGTCACCTGGATTGACGATTACACCCGCCAGAATGGCACCGAAGAACTGGCAAAAGAGTACCTGAGCCATCTTTATGCTGAAGAATCCCAGCGCTTGCTCGCCGGGTTTAACTACCGGGTTCACAACGAAACGGTGATCGAAGAAAACGCAGACCGGTTCCGTGAACTGAAGTTGAAATCCATCGACGAGATTGCCGGTGGCTGGGAAAACGCCATGAGCAAACATTTCAGCAGCGGTGGCAAACTCGACCAGTTACAACGGCGTCGGTAA
- a CDS encoding malate:quinone oxidoreductase, which yields MKVTIIGAGIMGTTFAILAKELAPELDVTILERLERAGAGNSWAFNNAGTGHEANCELNYTPVDEEVISVEKALKIHAQFNVAKQFWAYLVNKGAIREPTSFINQTKHCTIVSEPSIEELKLRFKEMSAHHFFDHMQYSEDFDEIKSWIPFTMEGRARHEKMAATVIETGTDVNFGALTELMAEYAVNELGVKIEYGVHVKRVRRSPAGSWLVETQTRGAPLQHRADVLFVGAGGGAFPILKKSHLPFARRFTGFPVGGRFLQARITPEQADQYRAKTYGKAEVGAPPMSVPHLDLRVADGQHYLLFGPFASFKPVLEKGRGFVDYVRAMRLHDIPGLLNVALEHFPLVKYLISETFKGDKSMLEALDKFAPGLSKKFDWKPIEAGQRVQIIKDGDLQMGTEIIVSSDKTYGTILGASPGASVSPEAMLRALEQLMPAIVDNEDAKTKLKAMFPEDNLDTLINNPERYREVRDAANKSLGISSKLSS from the coding sequence ATGAAAGTAACCATCATCGGCGCAGGTATTATGGGGACGACGTTTGCCATACTGGCAAAGGAACTGGCCCCGGAACTGGATGTCACCATTCTGGAGCGCCTTGAGCGGGCGGGTGCGGGTAACTCCTGGGCCTTCAACAATGCCGGCACCGGTCACGAAGCCAACTGTGAGCTTAATTACACCCCGGTGGACGAAGAGGTTATTTCCGTTGAGAAAGCGCTGAAAATTCACGCCCAGTTCAACGTTGCCAAACAGTTCTGGGCGTACCTGGTCAACAAGGGTGCCATTAGAGAGCCGACCAGCTTCATCAACCAGACCAAACATTGCACCATTGTCTCTGAACCCTCCATCGAGGAGTTGAAACTGCGATTCAAAGAAATGTCTGCCCATCATTTTTTCGATCATATGCAGTACTCCGAAGACTTCGATGAAATCAAAAGCTGGATTCCCTTCACCATGGAAGGTCGCGCTCGCCATGAGAAAATGGCCGCTACCGTTATCGAGACTGGTACGGACGTCAACTTTGGCGCCTTGACCGAGCTTATGGCTGAGTACGCCGTGAATGAGCTGGGTGTAAAGATCGAATATGGCGTCCATGTTAAGCGAGTGCGTCGCAGCCCGGCAGGGAGCTGGCTGGTGGAAACCCAAACCCGGGGCGCGCCACTACAACACCGGGCGGACGTTCTGTTTGTGGGTGCCGGCGGGGGAGCCTTTCCGATTTTGAAGAAGAGCCATCTACCGTTCGCTCGCCGGTTTACCGGGTTTCCCGTCGGCGGACGATTTCTGCAAGCCAGGATCACTCCGGAACAGGCGGATCAATACCGGGCCAAGACCTATGGCAAAGCCGAGGTTGGGGCCCCGCCGATGTCGGTACCGCATCTGGATTTACGGGTGGCCGACGGCCAGCACTACCTTTTGTTCGGCCCGTTTGCCTCGTTTAAACCAGTACTGGAAAAAGGCAGGGGCTTTGTCGATTACGTCCGGGCCATGCGGCTGCACGATATTCCGGGACTGCTGAATGTGGCCCTTGAGCACTTCCCGCTGGTCAAGTATCTGATCTCCGAAACCTTCAAAGGCGACAAAAGCATGCTGGAGGCCCTCGACAAGTTTGCCCCCGGCCTGAGCAAGAAATTTGACTGGAAGCCGATAGAGGCGGGGCAGCGGGTTCAGATCATCAAGGACGGCGATCTGCAGATGGGTACAGAGATTATCGTGTCTTCCGATAAAACCTACGGCACCATCCTGGGGGCATCCCCGGGCGCTTCGGTATCTCCGGAGGCGATGCTGCGGGCGCTTGAGCAGTTAATGCCCGCCATCGTTGACAACGAAGACGCCAAAACGAAACTGAAAGCCATGTTCCCGGAGGATAATCTGGACACGCTGATCAACAACCCGGAACGGTATCGGGAAGTGCGGGATGCTGCCAACAAATCCCTTGGCATCAGTTCAAAACTGTCCAGCTAA